The DNA sequence AAAGGAAATAAGGCCGTCCTCGGACGACCTCCTGAAAATGTTTTAGAGCTGTTGTAGTCCCTTAGGACTCGGTGACCACTTCGGCCTCGTCTTCTACTTCGTCGCTAAAAAGATCGGTGAAGTAACCGATGATCCAGAAGGGAAGGAATCCGGTGATGAAAAGCATCAACCAAAACGCCATCAAGAAGACAGCCAAAAACAGGAGGAATCCGATAAACATAGTTCTGTTCTTTAAGAGTGCTCAAATTTAGTAATTAACCGATAAAAAACACATTGTGGATTTTCGCATCGAGAAAGATACCATGGGAGAGGTTCAAGTTCCCGCTGATAAGTACTGGGGAGCCCAAACCGAAAGATCGAGAAACAACTTTAAAATTGGTCCGGCCGCAAGCATGCCGCTCGAGATCGTGCACGGTTTTGCCTACCTGAAAAAGGCGGCGGCCCACGCCAACTGCGAGCTTGGGGTATTGCCTAACGAAAAGCGCGACCTCATTTCAAAAGTGTGCGATGAAATTCTCGAAGGAAAGCACGACGATCAATTTCCACTCGTGATCTGGCAAACCGGATCCGGGACCCAGTCGAACATGAACGTGAACGAAGTGGTTGCCAACCGCGCCCACGTGATCGAAGGCGGAAAACTCGGCGAAGGTGATCGTAAGATCCACCCGAACGACGACGTCAATAAATCGCAGTCGAGTAACGATACCTTCCCAACAGGTATGCATATCGCTATTTACAAGCGCGTTATTGAAACTACGATTCCGGGAGTCGAAACGCTACGCGACACCTTAAAAGCCAAGTCAGAGGCCTTCATGGATGTCGTAAAGATCGGTCGTACGCACCTCATGGACGCTACGCCGCTCACCTTCGGTCAGGAATTCTCGGGCTACGTTTCACAGCTCGATCACGGTCTTAAAGCTCTCAAGAATACACTGGCTCATTTGAGTGAGTTGGCCTTGGGCGGTACCGCGGTCGGAACCGGAATCAATACACCGGAAGGGTACGCCGACCTGGTTGCGG is a window from the Flavobacteriales bacterium genome containing:
- the fumC gene encoding class II fumarate hydratase, whose protein sequence is MDFRIEKDTMGEVQVPADKYWGAQTERSRNNFKIGPAASMPLEIVHGFAYLKKAAAHANCELGVLPNEKRDLISKVCDEILEGKHDDQFPLVIWQTGSGTQSNMNVNEVVANRAHVIEGGKLGEGDRKIHPNDDVNKSQSSNDTFPTGMHIAIYKRVIETTIPGVETLRDTLKAKSEAFMDVVKIGRTHLMDATPLTFGQEFSGYVSQLDHGLKALKNTLAHLSELALGGTAVGTGINTPEGYADLVAAKIAEFTGLPFVSAENKFEALAAHDALVETHGALKQLAVSLNKIANDIRLLASGPRSGIGEIVIPANELGSSIMPGKVNPTQAEAMTMVCAQVIGNDMAIAVGGAQGHYELNVFKPVMAANVLQSARLLGDACVSFNDHCAVGIEPNYKSIETHVNNSLMLVTALNTRIGYEKAAKIAKTAHENGSTLKEEAVNLGYLTADEFDEWVRPEDMIGSLK